AGAAAACCAACTATTTTGttcatcaaaaaaacaaacacaattaaGAGAAGGTCTGTATGTAATGCACGTGGTCTGTCATGTTAAAACAATGAGTAAGCTCACCAAAGCCTAATGATTAGTTTATAGCACAAGTTTTCTGAGTCAGAAGACTTAACGGTGGCCTTTGGGGTTTTATAACACCCCTTGGCCTGAGATGCTATTccactgggcagcccagggcacTGCCTGGTCATTAAATGAAGTTGCGTGAGGGTGCGTGGGTGAAgttgcatgggtggctcagcagttgagcatctgcgtttggctcagggtgtgacctcggggtcctgggatcgagtcccacatcgggctccccatagggagcctgcttctccctgcctctctctgtgtgtctttcaggaataaataaatataaaatcttaaaaaaataaaagttgcatgAGCAATGACTTAGCACTGTGTCTGGCTGCAGCAGGTGCTCCGCCTGGCAACGAGGTCCTGCAGAATCAAGGTCACTAACACCCTAAGCTAGGGACCACCTGTCTTTCCTCAGGGACAAATATCACAGAAGTCATTGGCAGCAGGGAGGTAAGGTCTCCTTGAAACCAACATCTCTCTCTTGAGAGCCCGTCTTGACCTTTGACAGAGATCACTACCTCTAATTCTCTCCCTCAGCAAATCCTGCTACAAAGTGGGGTGCTTTCCCCCCATAGCTGGAGGACTATGCTCTAGCCCTCTACAGCTGCTAGAATCTTCACAATTTTCAACCTTGGTACTGCTGATATTTGGGACTGAGTGATCCTTTGctgtcgggggtggggtgggagggagacctTCACATTGTAGGAGGTTTAGGGCATCCCTGGGCTCCACTCATTAggtaccaccaccacccctcaaTTTGccacaaaaatgtctccagagaGAGCCAGATGTCTCCCTGGGGGGCACAATCACCCCTGGTCAAGAGCCCCTATCCTACATCCTCCACACAGAAGCCAAGATATTTCTGAAAATGGGATTGCATTACGCAACTCCCCTGCTGAAAACACTGCGGTGTCTTCCCATTGACCTTAGAATAAAACCCAAGCCCCTTTCTATGGCTTCCAAGACCCTTTGTGAacttgctgctgcttctttcGCTAACGTCCTCTCTCCTGTACCACGCTTGTCCCTCACATAGCTCCAACAACGCTGGtcttctttctgttccagaaCATTCCAAGATTGCTCCCGTCCAGCCCTTGCATTGCTGTCCCAGACCCCTGCACGGCTCACTGTTCACCCACACAAGCCTCAGATCCAAGTCCCCTAACCAAGGCCTTCCCTGACACTTCTGAGGGAGGAACCCCTCCCTAGACTCTCTGTCCCATTACCTGTTTCCTTCAGTTACTCATTGCGATAGAAAATGGTCTTTTCATCATTTGCCATGTGCCCCTTCAGCAGTGTGAGCTCCTGAGAGCCTGGGTCCTGCCTACCTTGTCCAAGTGCCCACAGAGGAGGGGCTCCATAAATAGTACTGCCCTCCCCGCCCTCTGCGAGACTCGGGTCGGGTTCCCTTCCTAGATCACGCCTCATGGTAGATGTTGACTTTTATCTAGTCTGACCTGTATGGAAATGTGTGTGACTGGGGGTGCCCGTATAGGGCACAGGGCTTAGCATAAACAAAATACCTGCTTGGTTTGAAACACAAAGGCCAACTGGTTAATTAATGGAGGTCTGTTTCTTGCCCCTCGGGTTTCCGGCCGCGGTGTGATCCTCCCAGTGGTCACGGTTTGGGTTTGCTCCCTGTCCCGAAGTCTGGATCGTGAGGTTGGAACAACAGCCTCCCTATCCATCAGCCCATCAGGCTGACGGAGCGTCGCGGGCCTGCAGACCTCCAGTGCTGGCTTGCTGCAAGGGGGCTCCCGGGGTCAACGGTGCGGCGACCCGGCTGACGCGCGGCGGAGGGGGCTGGCCCAGTTCCGACCCCGCACCTGCGGGGACTTGGATCTGAGGCTTGTGTGGGTGAACCTGCCGCACCTGCCGCACCTGCCGCACCTGCgctcgggtgggggtggggggccctgcgGGTTGGATCACCTGCGCCGGGCCGCGCTCCGGCCGCTGGGCGTTCTCCCGGCTGAGGACTGCCCCCGCGGGAGACCCCACCGAGGCGATGTAGGCGCTCCCGGAGGCGCTCGGGACCCCCGCGGCTACGTCACTGGGCGAGCAGAGAGGCGGGGACAGGACCCCTCCCGCGCTCGGAGCGCCCCAGCTCCGCCCCTCGCCCCTTGCGAGTCTGCGCGAGGCCGGTGGGCGGGGCCTGAGAGGACCGCCCCGCCTCGCATCCCATACTGCCCCGCGACAGGAAGTGGGGCCGCAGCTTCCGGGGCCTTCGGGAAGCTGCTCGTCGTGCTGGTGACGTCTCGGCGCTTTTGCTGGCGATGGCCGCCGCCGTCGCTATGGAGACAGGTAGGTAGCGGCCGGAGCCCTGGCAAACACAGCTACAGCTACAGCTGGCTGGTTTCCTCCTCCAGCTTCCCCCAGGACTCCTGTGTGACGTGACTTCGGCGGGGCTCCTGTCCGCGGCTACCTCCTTCTCGCTTGCCGCGCAGACGCCGACCaccccccagcctcagcccctcccGGGCCCCGACCCCCCGGCCTCCCGACTTCTCCTGGGCCCcgagcccccggcccccaccccccggcctccCGACCCATCCCAGGCTCTGGCCCCCCAGCCTCCGGGCTctgacacccccctcccccgggcgTTCCAAATCCTGCCGCCCGAACCAGTCCCCCTCCCCGCCAGGTCCTAGCGGGAGCATACTCGCCCCCTCCTCTTGCTTAGCTTGCAGCCCTCCGCCACTGGTCACCCTGGAGGTCCTGGGGAGTGGCTGCCAGAGGGTGAACATCCTGCCTAGGGGGCGCCCGCTTCCTTGGACTTCTCCTTAAGGAGTTACTGGTCTCATTAATCAGGGCCCTGCTCTCTAGACTTGGGAGGAAACGGCCCTCTCTTCCCACATCCAGCTTAGGACAATCATCCCTGCCTTATGCCTTCAGAGATACTCTCAGCAATACTCAGAACACTCCACTGCTGTTTTCTTTCTACAAACCAGCACTTTAGATAgtcacctttattttttgttgttgttgtttattttattttattttttagtcaccTTTATTTTGGATGATTTTTGCTCACTTCCCTCCTAGATGATGCCGGAAATCGACTTCGGTTTCAGTTGGAGCTGGAATTTGTGCAGTGCCTAGCCAACCCCAATTATCTTAACTGTAAGTCCTTGAGCTCTTACTGACTTGAGTAGCTGTTAGTGATCTCTGGCAGAAGAACTGAAGTTCCTAATGATACCTATTTTTATATGTTCTCAATCCAGTGGAATTAACTGCTACGCTTATACTGGTGTGTGTGAGAACAAATTGGGACTTATGTTCTGCATTTAGTGTGTGTTGGTGGTGGGGAAGTTATATAAGTAGATGCTTTATGTGAGGGGTCACAAATCAGTAGTCCGAGGATTGGTTTGCtctacagatttttttgtttgtttgtttatgccTTTCAGTTCTTGCCCAAAGAGGTTACTTCAAAGACAAAGCTTTTGTTAATTATCTTAAGTACTTGCTTTACTGGAAAGAACCAGAATATGCCAAGTATCTAAAGtaagtttaatttttatagtcCTAAATATGTGTAtagttattatattaaaaaatactgatatttgACAGATTTTCTCGTTTCACATtggaaaaaagtatattttgaatcTCTCCACTTCTTTCAGTTGCCTCCACCATAATACAAAGCCACCCCCTCTCCAGCTTGGATTATTGCGGTGTCCacccccctgcttctccctgcttgtgctcttaccttcctcctgtgtcctccctcccccaagcCAAACCAAGCAAAACAGTTTTCCACAGGGAAGCCAACTTgatctttcaaaaatgtaaattatgaCGTGATATTTTCTTGCTTAAAACCTCCCAGTGGTTTCCCATTGCATGTGAAACAaaatcctctctcttttctcaggTCTCTCTTTATCTATCTACCACTCACTCCATCTCACTGAATTTCTGACCCTAATGAACCCACAGTCTGTAGATGCAGTGGTATTGCCTGAGGCTGAAGATTAAAGAACATCAGGTACTTAGAAAGAAGGTTTTCTGGAGGAGGTGACCTTACCTGACTCTTAATACAGGCATTCCTTGGATACTGTCAATGTGGTTCCAGGCCACTGCAATGCggtgaatattgcaataaagtgacCCAAGTTTTGGGGTTTTCTAGTGCATATAAGGGTTATGTTAACACTGTAGCATTAAGTCAAGAAAGaggtacataccttaatttaaaaatattgttaaaaaacaCTGTCATCTGAGGTTTTATGGAGTCTGATCACAGATCACCCTAACAAATACAATGATAAAAGTTTGAAATGTGAGAATTATCAAATAATGACAGAAAGTGAGCAAATGtagttggaaaaatggtgcccaTAGACTTGCTTGCTGATGGGTTGCCACACGCCTTTAATTTGTAAACAAAAAGtccaaaaaacaaacccaaaccagTGTGTCTATAACTGCTGTGCCTCCTCTGTGTCAAGCATCCCACTTGTTTCAACCTTGAAACCATCCCTCTTCTTTGTCTTCACTAGATAGTCAGAAAGCAATAGTTGaacttcttgtctttcttttaaacaaacaacGTTTGATAGGAAAATGATTCAGACTTGTACTTTATCCaagtcactttttattttttttatttttattttttttccaagtcactTTTTTGATCTGTGTCAACTGATTCACAAAACGCACATCCTTCTCCCTGCAGGACCCTGTACACCCTGACTGCTCCTTTATGAACAGCCACTTATTCATTGAATAATCCGGAGAAAAGCTTTTTCATTAGctgttgtgtgcatgtgtagaCTTGGAGACTCCATTTTGACCTGGAGACACAAGCAAGGTCGAGTTCAGGGCTGGCCGTCTACACTCTGCATGGGTCCAATGAGCACCTGTTCTCCATTTAGGGACAGTTGCACCATTAGCTGGATACTGGaaagtttttccttattttgggATATAATAGATCTCTGTGTAGCTTCAAcccatttttccagttttgttcctGAATTAACCCTGAACCAGTCTGTGCCCTCTGGAGGCACCTGCCTGGAGGCTCACATTTGGGAAGGGTTACAAGTTGACCCCTATGGGCGTTCAGCCGGCacagggtttgtttgtttcatagTCACCAACATTTGAAGATCGTCAAGTCTCCTACAATGATCCACATTCTGGAGGAGCTGATAGCTTCAGGTCCTTGTGCTTCCAGGTCGGTTCCTAGCTGAGATGAGCCGCCTCGCAGGCCTGCACCACCTGACCTGCTTCAGCAGGAGCCAGCACCTGCACCCATGGTGGGCTCCTCACATCCGTGCTTCTCACCACCTTCAGCCACTTCTCAGCGCTCTCCTTTGGCTATTTGGCAGTTGTGCCTTTCACTGCGCAGCCAAGATCTAAACACAGGCCTTTAGATGTGGTTAGGGTACGCTGCAGCAGACACATTTCTTCACgtgggcatgaccctggagttgATGTTACTGTGcttgggcgggggaggggggaggatgcCTTTGCTGGCTTGCTGGGAACTCCTTGTCTCCTCAGGCCCTTCACTttcagttcttctttttctttgttggtgCTATTAGCTGAGTTCTCCATTTatgtcttactttttatttttattttttttttttatttttttttttttatttatttttttttttttatgtcttactttttaaaaatctaagtgcAGAACTTCccttttgtatcttttatttcctcttattgGTTAATGCTGTAATTGTAGCtcataaaaatatctattctcATACTGTTATTTAATGTACTCTGAGCATTGTTTTTGCAGGTTTGAGATATGATCACTGCTTGTTTAAATTCCATTAATGACTAAATGCTACTTGAGACCATTCTCTTGGTTGTCACATTagtttattttccagatgaggaagctaAACCTGAGAGAGGTTGGGGACCTTCTATGAGGTCCCCCATCTGGTGAGTGGCAGAGGTGGTCTTTAAACCCaggtctcttcttttcttttctcttttttcttttcttttcttttctttcttttcttttttctttttctttttctttttctttcttctctttcttctcttttctcttttctcttcttttcttcttttcttctttctctctcttttctcttttctttcttttcttttcttttcttttctttctttctttctttctttctttctttctttctttctttctttctttctttctttctttctttctttcttttcttgagaggagtgggggagggatgagcagagggagagggggaatctgaagcagactccatgcccagtgcagagcccaacaggggctcaatcccccaaccctgaggtcacgacttgagctgaaatccagtcagatgcttcaccgactgagcccgcCAGGCACCCTTCAAACCTGGATCTTCTTAACTACCAATGCCTGCATGGAAAGGAAAGAGCCAGGTTAGGTGTGAGCAGGGGCATTTCAGGCGAAGCTGCCAACAGCTACAAGCAATTGTACTTTTGGAGTGTAGACAGTGTACTTTTTTAGAAGGACCCCATACCCCACTGGTGTGGTCCTCAGAGCAGCAACATTGTTGTCACGGGAGCCTGTTTAGAAATGCAGAGCTCAGGCCCCACCCCGACCTACCTGATCAGTCAGAATCTGcacttaaggggatccctgggaggctcggcagtttggcgcctgccttcagcccagggcctgatcctggagacccaggatcgagttccacatcctgctccctgcatggagcctgattctccctctgcctgtgtctctgcctctctctctctttctctgtctcatgaataaataaatacaatctttaaaaaaaaatctgcacttAAGAAATGATTCATATGctcattaaaatttgagaatccTTAGTAATATACTGTTTTCACACTTCAGCCATTTGTATACTGCTTGCACAGTTACGCCTCTGTGTGTTCTCTGTAGAAGTTATcttgggcaaccctggtggcttagtggtttagtgctgcctttggcccagggcatgatcctggagacccgggatcaattcccacgtcgggctccctgcatggagcttgcttctccctctgcctgtgtctctgcctctctttctctctgtgtctctcatgaataaataaataaataaaatcttaaaaaaaaaaaaagttttcttaatgGACTCACTTAGATTTTGTACcttttctatttgaaataatgTCACGTACAAAATagctggaaaaaaatagtaaagagaaTTCCTGTATATTCTTCACCCAGATATTGTAAATGTTAACATCTTCCTGAGAACATTGATGTTAATATATTCTGTAGTCTGCAgaccattctgatttttttttaaagattttatttattcatgaaagagagagaggcagagacacaggcagagggagaagcaggttccatgcagggagcctgatgtgggactcgatgtgtcCCCCCATTATGATTTTGTTGGCTGTCTCATTAATGTGCTGTGTCTGAGGCAGTACCCAGTCTAGGCTTCTAGGTGACATTTTGTCTCTGGGTCTTCTTAGTCTTAACCTGAGTTTCCTGGTACTATTTCCCTTATACCTGTGACCCCAAAGTGATACTGTAAGCTTCTTGGTATATCCCACCAGGGTTCCTAGGAAGTCAACCTGACCTACTACTtgtgatgttaattttgatcCCTTGGTTGAGGTGGTGGCTGCCAGGTTTCTCCATGTCAAGTTACtagttttcctttgtatttagtAAGTATCTTGTGAGGAAATTTTTTGAGACTATGTAAACTCTTTGTTTCACGTTATCCTTCTACCCCCTAATTTTGGCTCTATGGAACAATTTTTACTGCTCTATGGAACGATTTTTACTgtgattttctataatttttttctatgtttttttgttGTAGTTTAGGCATAAGGAAGGAACATTCTCTTATTCCCtgtttatttaaaagttatatcCGTGTGGACTCTTGGATTCTATTTATCTCTTGGATTGTAATCATGTGTTTTCTTGGTGCAGATTTGGCCTGTAGGAGCCCCTTCAGGTTGGCTCCTGAGTACCTGGGACATATGCCCTTAGTGTTTTGAGTACTTGGCTTTCTGGTACTACATAAATGTCCCCAGCTCATCTTATGGAATCAGCCATTTCCCCCATGGAACGCTGGAAGATACTGTTGGAAATGTATGATCTGGGTGCTGAGTGTGCTTATTGGTACCACAGGGTCCTTTCTTCTAGGCCATCTttggaaggggtgtgtgtgtgtgtgtgtgtgtgtttgtattatTGTGTCTACTTCTAATCTTGAAAAGTGATCATGCTGATGTTTTCAACTGCTGCTCCATAACATAGGTCCATCCTAGCCTCCCGCCTTTCCCGGTAACTCCTTTTTTCATAGTCGGAAACTTGGCTTTTGTTATCTACGGTGTATTATTCACTTACTTGGCTGCTCAGGTTTAGAGTGTATGTGAAGTAATTCCAGAATTGCTCTATCCTCATGGGACTCTAGAACACAATGTTCATACATAGTTCTTTGTGAAATGGACTCGCTTTTGAATAAAAGTTGTCTTTATCACTATTGATGGAAAACCAGTAGTTATCAATTAAACAGATAATTACTAAAATAGAGTGTTCATCTTCCTCACCTTGGATGCCATTAGAATAGAGTAGCTTGGTTTGCCCTCAAGGCTTGATTCTGCCTACCAGTTATTGTGTGGTCTTGGGCAGATTGTTGAatctttctgaactttttttactttttgaaaattttgcatCTTGCTGGCTCTTGCTGCCTGGCTTCTCTGCATTAGCAGGGAAAGAGAAGTGACCTGAGACAATGTTCTAGAAACGGCCGGTTCCAAGATCACTTTGAGTGAGTGACTGGACTGCAGCTTGGTGCTGTTGACTGGATCACGTGGATGACTAACTTATGCCCTTAAATCCAGGTACCCTCAGTGTCTGCACATGTTAGAGCTGCTTCAGTATGAACACTTCCGCAAGGAGCTGGTGAATGCTCAGTGCGCCAAGTTCATTGACGAGCAGCAGATTCTGCATTGGCAGCACTACTCGAGGAAGCGGATGCGCCTTCAGCAAGCCCTGgccgagcagcagcagcagaaccACGCGGCGGGAAAATGAAACCCTGGGGCCACCCCGGTCCTGATGTGTACATGTTGCTTTTGTACCATGAACACACAGACTCTCTAGCTGCCTTGGCGGGGGTAGCACCTAGAAGCTTTAGTGTACTGTTTCATCCAAATAACTTTCTCTTGTTAATAGATTACTTCTGTCAACCAGCGTTGTTCTACTTTGGTTTCCTTGTGAATTTGTAAGTTACtagtacttaaccaactgaataaaaacaaacGTTAGGTGATTTAAACCAGCCCAAGGATGCAGTGAGGGATGGggtaaggtggggggggggggcaccaaaCGTTCCGAATTCTGAGCCGAGCTCTGTTCCCCACATACAGTGGGGCCTGGGCAAGTCCATTGCCTCTGACCTTCCTGTCTTCTTGTCTACAGAATAAGAGGAACAGAGTCAGTGATTTCCTTAAATGAGAGCAGGATCTGCAGGAAGGAGTTACATCACCACTTGCTGTGCGAGAGGGCTTCAAGAAACAGTTGTTGGCAGTCACTGACCTACTCGTGGTGGGGAGATAGATCAGTGGCTAACTTCTAATTGGACTCTTGACTTTGGACTAGAATAAGGATGAGAAGCCTCAAATATGTGCAGTCATCCAACCGCTAACATTTATGTGGCATGTGCTTCATCTGTTCATGGTTCACCTGCAGAACCAGGCTTGTCTGCAGTTACACAGCTCAGAACTGCTCATCAGTGTCACTTATGCATGAATTGGGGCTCTTGCCACTATGAGGTTATATAACAGTCTCCAAGCTCTCTCTGCCACCCACCTCATCCAGCATAGTAAAAGCAAAGTGCCTGCAGTGAGTAGAGGCTGGATTAAGTGTGCTCTGCTCTCCACTGGTTAGGTTCAGTTCCACTTTCTAGAGCCAAAGAAGATGCTTTAGGAGTAacagttctttataaatttgtaGCATTTATGGTAAAAGATGCCAACTCCTTTTGAGATTTGGAATTTGTTTTCTGTACTGATAGAGACTTTTAGACATTTCTGTCACCTCCATAATCCATTCCCTTGTGCTATTACTGTCACCCTTGAAGACTTATCTTACCTACATCTTAAAGATTCCCATATATTACAAGCAAATTGAGAGGTTTATGAGCATTttaataacacttaaaaaaaaaaaagattttatttgacagagagaacacaagcagggggaaaggcagagggagaagcagactccaggctgagcagggagcccgatgtggagcttccaggaccctgagatcatgacctgagctgaaggcagacgctcaaccaactgagccacccagacgtcccttaaTGGCACTTTTTAGacataaatcattttttacatcatttatttattgctaaCATAAATTCAAAGCAAGTATGCAATTGCCTTTATACTACAGCAAATCAGGAATTCAAGACACAATTGCTATCATCAAATCTTAATCTTCAGAGAACAACATCTCCACGAGATTGGCCTGAAGACACTCAGATTCCACCAGTTTTTGAGGCTGTAAGAGAACAGTCTAATCTTACCTGACAGCTACAAAACTGTTATTGGGAGGGAATGTGGTGTTCCACCTGGAGTGACACAAATCTCACAGCAGAGAACTTATCGCCTTTCAAAAACTATCAACTAGTTGTAACAAGTCTTATGAAATAGTTAAGCTACTTGGCTCTGCATACTAAGACAAGAGACAGCAAGCCCAGTGCTATTCCCTCCCCTCAGCTCTTTAATTTAGAATGCCAGGGCCATGGCTAAACTTTCAATGAGGATTCTGGGTGAAATGGGAAACAAGTACTGTGCTAGTGTAAGAAATGAGGTGTTTACCACCATTCTGAGCAGTGAGCGGCacttaagagaattttaaaatggagTGCCTTTTACAAAGCATGAAGATAAAATGTTTAGATATTTGCATTATTAATAGTCTATTGGAATTAGCCCCAGGGATGGACAGCcagtctgtttatttttaatgcactCTGAAGACCAATGTGATATTTGGGATGAAACGCCAAGATCTTTTCAAATTTGAATCCAGAACAAAGAGTTCTGATGTGGTGAATTGTAGCCCCAGCATGATGAAAACAAAGACACTTACTGTTCCATATTTAAGTAGTGTAGGCACTGCTGTTACTTTCAGGTTTTTTCTGAAGTCATTATTTGGATCTTTCCaactgttttgaaaagaaaaagtgatcatGGTTTCTTGTAGGTTACTTAATATTTGATATATTCCCACATTTAGTCTTTTAGTAATCACTTTTTGTTGTAAACATCAAACCTTGAGGGTTATGACTTTGGGACTATGcacagtttttcttctttttttaaagatttattcatgagaaacagagagagaggcagagacaggcagagggagaagcgggctccttgcaggagcccgaGGATCACgaccccagcagaaggcagacgcccaactgctgagccacccaggcgtcctcacgTCTTTTAAAGCGTGACTATGATCTCAAATAAACGTAGACTGCTAAGTTCTGAACTAATAATAAGCCAAATTCATTGACGTCACCTGTAACATAAGCAGATAAATGCTCAAAATTTGTACATTCACTTCTAATGGCACGACTTTCCCCACTCCTGAGGACGGAGAACCTGAGTCCGGAGGCCCCTCCCGCCTAAGTCTGCAAAGGTCCAGAGCCATGTCTGGGAAGTAAAGGGAAGGCACACACACTTACTAAGGTCTCTCTCCCACTTGGCAGTAAATGAACACACATCCTTCACTAATATGCTTCAGCCCCTCTCGCACGACAGGCTCagcttgaaaaacaaaacaaaaaaggtataaataattacatatgaGCTGTGGAACGTGGCACAGAGAAATGACATCTGGGTGAGTAGGCAGGCTTGCACCTGCCCTGAGAGCAGCAGTACCCGTGCCCCGAGAGCGTCCTGAGCGCCCTGGAGAGGCAGGATGGCTGATTCACAGGCATGGAGTgccggggagtgggggggggacCAGCAGGGCTAGGGACCCAAGGAGCTGGATAGGGTGCTGGACGGGCTGAAGCCGGGGGGGTTGGGGGAACAGCAGGGCTAGGGGCCTGGGGTGCTGGACGGGGTGTTGGGGTGGAGCGGGAaggcgggggtgggaggagcagggctaGGGGCCGGGGTGCTGGACGGGCTGGAGCgggaaggcgggggtggggggagcagggctaGGGGCCGGGGTGCTGGACGGGGTGTTGGGGTGGAGCgggaaggcgggggtggggggagcagggctaGGGGCCGGGGTGCTGGACGGGCTGGAGCgggaaggcgggggtggggggagcagggctaGGGGCCGGGGTGCTGGACGGGGTGTTGGGGTGGAGCgggaaggcgggggtggggggagcagggctaGGGGCCGGGGTGCTGGACGGGCTGGAGCgggaaggcgggggtggggggagcagggctaGGGGCCGGGGTGCTGGACGGGGTGTTGGGGTGGAGCgggaaggcgggggtggggggagcagggctaGGGGCCGGGGTGCTGGAcgggctggagctgggggagcAGGAGGACTAGCCacgggcgcccccgccccccgcctcacCCTGCACGCAGTCGGGGCACCAGCTCCTGCCCCCGGCGTCTTTGGAGCCGGTGAAGTAGGCGAAGATGGTCTTGCCGTGGTGCTGCTCCACCGCCCGGCTGAACTCCTCGAAGCCGGACACGCTCACCTCCTCGCAGCCCGCCATCTGGACAGCGCGCCGCGCTGGGCTGGCCGGGACCCCGAGAGGCTGGGGCTCCGGGCCGGACAGCCTGCAGGGCGGGGCGCGGCTGCTTCCGGCGGGGTTGGCagcaggggcggggccggccgcaGGGGCGGGGCTGGCcgcaggggcgggggggccggcatcaggggcggggcgggcagcgggggcggggcgggcagcaGGAGCGGGGCtggcagcgggggcgggggggccggcatcaggggcggggcgggcagcgggggcgggggggccgacggcaggggcgggggggccggcggcaggggcggggccgacggcaggggcggggcgggcggcaggGGTGGGGCCGACGGCAGGGGCGGTCCGCGGCGCTACGGAGGCC
The Vulpes lagopus strain Blue_001 chromosome 10, ASM1834538v1, whole genome shotgun sequence genome window above contains:
- the TXNDC17 gene encoding thioredoxin domain-containing protein 17 — protein: MAGCEEVSVSGFEEFSRAVEQHHGKTIFAYFTGSKDAGGRSWCPDCVQAEPVVREGLKHISEGCVFIYCQVGERPYWKDPNNDFRKNLKVTAVPTLLKYGTPQKLVESECLQANLVEMLFSED
- the MED31 gene encoding mediator of RNA polymerase II transcription subunit 31, producing MAAAVAMETDDAGNRLRFQLELEFVQCLANPNYLNFLAQRGYFKDKAFVNYLKYLLYWKEPEYAKYLKYPQCLHMLELLQYEHFRKELVNAQCAKFIDEQQILHWQHYSRKRMRLQQALAEQQQQNHAAGK